A single region of the Hemiscyllium ocellatum isolate sHemOce1 chromosome 38 unlocalized genomic scaffold, sHemOce1.pat.X.cur. SUPER_38_unloc_6, whole genome shotgun sequence genome encodes:
- the LOC132808786 gene encoding ETS domain-containing transcription factor ERF-like: protein MNYDKLSRALRYYYNKRILHKTKGKRFTYKFNFNKLVLVNYPFIDMGGAVPQSAPPVPTGSSHFRFPPSTPSEVLSPVEELRSPAPYSVLGRRLARGSVSDCSDGTSVASELEDGLQAEERRGAAAAAAAAAMSTAAGSELNGLRPAAASGLFRLYPRRLHPDPLSPFPASPMGAGPGLGLAPTLSPALSVTPTHLSYTPSPSLSPMYPGGSHFSFNPEDMKRYLQAHTQSVFNYHLSPRAFLHYPNIVVPQPQRLEAKPGAAGAHHHPHHPPLALPSLALPPLGPEEPPSFKFKLQPPPPGRKNRDKARPQPPLGPEPEEAPGCSGTRPLPQIKVEPISEPEEEEEEEEEDVTVEVTDISEEESDEEVFKTPAAEVPAVAAPAPPPPPPPPPPAQAPAAPQPDSRCIPLKLRFKRRWSEDQRAGGAAAAVAGGDQMDDKKPRPEDPAGCPGGARRESTDLQQATAELSLENKEAL from the exons GTATTACTACAACAAACGCATCCTCCATAAGACCAAAGGCAAACGCTTTACGTACAAGTTCAACTTTAACAAACTGGTGTTGGTGAACTACCCTTTCATTGACATGG GCGGGGCGGTCCCTCAGAGCGCGCCCCCTGTCCCCACGGGCTCCAGCCATTTCCGGTTCCCCCCGTCCACCCCATCGGAGGTGCTGTCCCCTGTGGAGGAGTTGAGGTCCCCCGCTCCGTACTCGGTGCTGGGCCGGCGCCTGGCCCGGGGCTCGGTCAGCGACTGCAGCGACGGCACGTCCGTCGCCTCGGAGCTGGAGGACGGCCTGCAGGCCGAGGAGCGGCGGGGAGCAGCCGCCGCGGCGGCCGCCGCCGCCATGTCCACAGCTGCCGGCTCCGAGCTGAACGGCCTGCGCCCGGCCGCAGCCTCGGGCCTGTTCCGCCTCTACCCCCGGCGCCTGCACCCGGACCCCCTCAGCCCCTTCCCAGCCTCCCCCATGGGGGCGGGTCCGGGCCTGGGGCTGGCGCCCACCCTCTCGCCCGCCCTGTCGGTCACCCCCACCCACCTGAGCTACACGCCGTCGCCCAGCCTCAGCCCCATGTACCCGGGGGGCAGCCATTTCTCCTTCAACCCGGAGGACATGAAGCGCTACCTGCAGGCGCACACCCAGAGCGTCTTCAACTACCACCTCAGCCCGCGCGCCTTCCTGCACTACCCCAACATCGTGGTGCCGCAACCCCAGAGGCTGGAGGCTAAGCCTGGCGCCGCCGGcgcccaccaccaccctcaccacCCGCCTCTGGCCCTGCCCTCCTTGGCCCTGCCCCCCCTGGGACCGGAAGAGCCACCCTCCTTCAAGTTCAAGCTGCAGCCCCCGCCCCCGGGCCGCAAGAACCGCGACAAGGCCAGGCCTCAGCCTCCGCTAGGCCCGGAGCCTGAGGAGGCCCCAGGCTGCAGCGGCACCAGGCCCCTTCCCCAGATCAAGGTGGAGCCCATCTCGGAGcccgaagaggaggaggaggaggaggaggaggacgtgACGGTCGAGGTGACGGACATCAGCGAGGAGGAGAGCGACGAGGAGGTGTTCAAGACCCCGGCGGCCGAGGTGCCCGCCGTCGCTGCCCCTGCCCCTCCGCCACCACCGCCACCACCTCCTCCTGCCCAGGCCCCTGCGGCCCCTCAGCCCGACTCCCGATGCATCCCCCTGAAGCTCCGCTTCAAGAGGCGCTGGAGCGAGGACCAGAGGGCCGGAGGGGCGGCCGCCGCCGTCGCTGGCGGCGACCAGATGGACGACAAGAAGCCGCGGCCCGAGGACCCGGCAGGCTGCCCTGGGGGCGCCCGACGGGAGAGCACCGACCTCCAACAGGCCACTGCCGAGCTCTCCCTGGAGAACAAGGAGGCGTTGTGA